One region of Limnospira fusiformis SAG 85.79 genomic DNA includes:
- a CDS encoding sigma-70 family RNA polymerase sigma factor — MVYRHIHIEDLKNINDALSVAVIFELLGYDACCDVIDVSDLELSPTNTEAIKTAYLIANQEKGALQVFLLELEPKSWSYNVEVMPRLIAIAKSLCQRYTDILIVATVNYQKLMLVSPFQTFDQQFNVKWSIAKMLINLKDPSFYDLNQLEKMAAHSLNPRQLYRVQHQTLKQVRKEKQQLISQDLVQCYLREIGRIPLLKRQDEIFLAQKVQRWLELEQDKKSLDSRLHREPTDLEWANTTGLSLSQLHDAISKGRYAQHTLVCSNLRLVVSIAKNYQHRGLELLDLIQHGNFGLIRATEKFDPTKDYKFSTYATWWIRQAITRGICNESRIIRVPVHVYESLNKIKKATRQLPLKLEHTPSLEEIAVELKMSAKEVEDLRGINQLSRPRSLDALLTDNFSLADLLHGTDDLAQYLEEQWMRDEIQQVLSTLDPRYQKVLTLRFGLDGQGERTLQEIGDSCGLTRERIRQIQNQAIKQLQLTYGVIKRRKLTHGIRNRKCTEYRLINLEKKKIIPSQLSNNPSNSKIDTGMEPQKSQVSQLFGNPDIDPLAKFQERNAYRQCYANDDSLLIEHLLNLIKNKPELKPKDIIYIVWGISINQTDLYAIAHNQLEQWGILQKMFT; from the coding sequence ATGGTTTATCGGCATATACATATAGAAGATTTAAAAAATATTAATGATGCTTTATCGGTAGCCGTGATATTTGAATTATTGGGTTACGATGCCTGTTGCGATGTGATTGACGTGAGTGACCTAGAGTTATCGCCTACCAATACCGAAGCGATAAAAACAGCGTATCTAATTGCCAATCAGGAAAAGGGAGCGCTACAGGTATTTTTGTTGGAGTTAGAACCGAAAAGCTGGAGTTATAATGTAGAAGTAATGCCTCGGCTGATAGCGATCGCTAAAAGTTTATGCCAACGTTATACCGATATATTGATTGTTGCTACAGTGAACTATCAAAAATTAATGTTGGTCAGTCCATTCCAAACATTTGACCAACAATTTAACGTTAAGTGGAGCATTGCTAAGATGCTCATCAACCTCAAAGACCCTAGCTTTTATGACTTGAATCAATTGGAGAAGATGGCTGCCCATAGCCTCAACCCTCGGCAACTTTATCGGGTACAACACCAAACCTTGAAACAGGTGAGGAAAGAAAAACAGCAACTCATCAGTCAAGATTTAGTGCAATGCTACCTCAGAGAAATTGGCCGGATTCCATTACTTAAAAGACAGGACGAGATATTCTTAGCTCAAAAGGTGCAACGATGGCTTGAGTTAGAACAAGATAAGAAGTCCTTAGATTCCCGCCTGCACCGAGAACCTACAGACCTAGAGTGGGCAAATACTACGGGGTTGTCGTTATCCCAATTACATGATGCTATCTCAAAGGGACGATATGCTCAACACACTTTAGTTTGTAGTAACCTCAGATTGGTGGTATCCATTGCCAAGAATTACCAACATCGTGGCCTAGAGTTATTAGATTTAATTCAGCATGGCAATTTTGGATTGATTAGGGCTACCGAAAAGTTTGACCCGACAAAGGACTATAAATTCTCAACCTATGCAACGTGGTGGATTCGGCAAGCCATCACCCGTGGTATTTGCAATGAATCTAGAATAATTCGAGTACCTGTTCACGTCTATGAGAGTTTGAACAAAATCAAAAAAGCAACCCGTCAGCTCCCCCTTAAACTTGAGCATACCCCCAGTTTAGAAGAGATTGCGGTTGAGTTAAAGATGAGTGCGAAGGAAGTTGAGGATTTACGCGGAATCAACCAATTAAGCCGACCAAGGTCATTGGATGCTCTGCTAACCGATAACTTCAGTCTAGCTGATTTACTCCACGGTACCGATGACCTGGCTCAATACTTAGAAGAGCAATGGATGCGTGACGAAATTCAGCAAGTCTTGTCTACTTTAGATCCACGATATCAGAAAGTGTTAACCCTTCGATTTGGCTTAGATGGTCAGGGAGAACGGACTTTACAAGAAATTGGTGATTCCTGTGGATTGACACGAGAAAGAATCCGTCAAATTCAGAATCAAGCCATAAAACAATTGCAATTAACCTATGGAGTAATAAAACGCAGGAAATTAACCCATGGAATAAGAAACCGCAAATGTACTGAGTATAGGCTAATTAATTTGGAGAAAAAGAAAATCATTCCATCACAATTGTCTAACAATCCTAGTAACTCAAAAATTGATACAGGTATGGAGCCACAAAAATCACAGGTTTCGCAACTTTTTGGCAATCCTGACATAGATCCACTTGCTAAGTTCCAAGAACGCAACGCTTACCGTCAATGCTATGCCAATGATGACTCATTGTTAATTGAACACCTGTTGAACCTAATCAAAAATAAGCCCGAACTCAAACCTAAAGATATCATCTACATAGTTTGGGGTATAAGTATCAATCAAACTGACCTGTATGCCATTGCCCACAATCAACTAGAGCAATGGGGAATTTTGCAAAAGATGTTCACCTAA
- a CDS encoding DUF433 domain-containing protein — MDYRERITLEPSQRSGKPCIRGMRITVYDVLSYLASGMTYQEILDDFPYLTQEDILACLSYAANREQQTLLVQA, encoded by the coding sequence ATGGACTACAGAGAACGAATCACCCTAGAACCGAGCCAACGCAGTGGCAAACCCTGCATTCGCGGTATGCGGATCACCGTTTATGATGTGCTGTCCTATTTAGCCTCTGGCATGACCTACCAAGAAATTTTAGACGACTTTCCCTACCTCACCCAAGAGGATATCTTGGCTTGCCTCAGCTACGCCGCCAATCGGGAACAACAAACCCTACTGGTGCAAGCATGA
- a CDS encoding DUF5615 family PIN-like protein has translation MNLLFDHNLSPRLIQRLADLFPESTHVYQIGLEKSGDREVWDYAKHHKFIIVTKDSDYNELLTLMGFPPKIIWIRRGNCSTTDIEAILRTHAAHIQTLISDSTLGILTLY, from the coding sequence ATGAATCTGCTATTTGACCACAATCTTTCACCTCGGCTAATACAAAGACTTGCTGACTTGTTTCCCGAATCAACCCACGTTTACCAAATCGGACTCGAGAAATCAGGCGATCGTGAGGTTTGGGATTATGCCAAGCACCATAAATTCATCATCGTCACCAAAGACAGCGACTACAACGAACTCCTCACATTAATGGGCTTTCCCCCAAAAATAATTTGGATTCGTCGAGGCAACTGCTCTACCACAGACATTGAAGCAATCCTGCGAACTCACGCAGCACATATTCAAACCTTAATCAGTGACTCTACCCTAGGCATCTTGACCCTCTACTAG
- a CDS encoding type II toxin-antitoxin system RelN family antitoxin, which translates to MKAIETTATINESGELTLDCSLGITKPQRVRLIVLMLEEDEEDPGETPTEIAIEGIKQGLQEAFTGQTLPLSEMWEGIDAE; encoded by the coding sequence ATGAAAGCTATTGAAACCACAGCGACCATTAACGAAAGTGGAGAACTAACCCTTGATTGCTCCCTAGGTATTACCAAACCTCAGCGAGTCCGCCTCATCGTCTTGATGCTGGAAGAAGACGAAGAAGACCCCGGCGAAACACCTACCGAAATCGCCATAGAAGGCATTAAACAAGGACTACAGGAAGCCTTCACGGGACAAACCCTCCCCCTGTCAGAAATGTGGGAAGGTATTGATGCCGAGTGA